Proteins encoded by one window of Cylindrospermum stagnale PCC 7417:
- a CDS encoding DUF4079 domain-containing protein, whose product MHLPSFIWLWKIAAWSMGLSLLAYLLLAVTGVWMFRMRTSGQPPVIASLTGVDRGVRSLHYTIGLSMVSLVLLLLAIGIIGTLGHFGSLGHSSHLVAGLIVVVMVLLSAVSATQISARRPWARPLHIGTNILLFIGFAWVSLTGWIVVQKYLP is encoded by the coding sequence ATGCATCTACCTTCTTTTATTTGGTTATGGAAAATAGCCGCTTGGTCTATGGGGTTGTCGCTGCTGGCATATTTGCTGTTAGCAGTCACAGGTGTTTGGATGTTTCGGATGAGAACTTCGGGACAACCTCCTGTCATCGCCTCACTGACGGGTGTTGATCGGGGAGTGCGATCGCTCCATTATACAATCGGACTGAGCATGGTCAGTTTAGTGCTGCTGCTGTTGGCTATTGGCATCATTGGTACTTTGGGACACTTCGGTTCTTTAGGGCACTCGTCACATTTAGTTGCTGGGTTAATAGTGGTAGTCATGGTTTTGCTGTCTGCTGTCAGTGCAACGCAAATTAGCGCTAGAAGACCCTGGGCCAGACCTTTACACATTGGTACGAATATTCTGCTGTTTATCGGTTTTGCCTGGGTGTCCCTGACTGGTTGGATTGTGGTGCAAAAGTATTTGCCGTAA
- a CDS encoding diguanylate cyclase domain-containing protein: MTYQIDELLNTAPCGFLSFTDDGTIVMVNATLLELLGHELDGLRGRKIESILPIASRIFYQTHFFPLLKLHGKAEEIYFSLRPRQGSDIPMLVNAVRRENAGSFVNNCIFVPIRQRIQYEDEILKAKKEAEVAILAQKQAEIALRQQYERAILLRDITQRINQSLDLSNIFEIASQKIRELIHADRVGIFKFYSDAHYNDGEFVAESVLQGFNSHLARKIHDHCFGKQYASYYQQGRIQALDDIDNAGLADCHRRILAKLQIRANLVVPLLNAGEDLWGLLCIHQCSAPRHWQELEIDFIKQIAIQLTIAIQQSDLFQKSQKELAEREQAEARLRESNQQLAFSNEELACATRLLEKLVNIDGLTQIANRRCFNDRLLQEWLRLCREQQPLSLLLFDVDYFKRYNDFYGHQLGDDCLTKLAQAAQQVVWRPADLVARYGGEEFVIILPNTDAEGAGAVAERVHAAMQALNIPHQASEVSNTVTISLGIATLIPSSEISPAILIAQADQALYCAKQQGRNQSVIFSF, encoded by the coding sequence GTGACTTACCAGATAGACGAGCTACTCAACACCGCGCCCTGTGGCTTTCTCTCGTTTACTGACGATGGCACGATTGTGATGGTCAATGCCACGCTGTTAGAATTACTCGGACATGAACTCGATGGACTGCGGGGACGAAAGATCGAATCAATTCTACCAATTGCCAGCCGGATCTTTTATCAAACCCATTTCTTCCCGCTGCTGAAGCTGCATGGTAAGGCGGAGGAGATCTACTTTTCATTGAGGCCAAGGCAGGGGAGTGATATACCCATGCTTGTCAACGCGGTGCGTCGGGAGAATGCAGGCAGCTTTGTCAACAACTGTATCTTCGTACCCATCCGCCAACGTATCCAGTACGAAGACGAAATTCTCAAGGCAAAGAAAGAAGCGGAGGTAGCTATCCTTGCCCAAAAGCAAGCGGAAATAGCTCTGCGGCAGCAGTATGAACGAGCTATATTACTTCGAGACATTACCCAACGGATCAATCAATCCCTCGATTTATCTAACATTTTTGAGATTGCTTCTCAGAAAATCCGCGAGTTAATTCACGCTGATCGGGTAGGGATCTTTAAATTCTATTCTGACGCTCACTATAACGATGGCGAATTTGTCGCCGAATCTGTACTTCAGGGATTTAATTCTCACTTAGCGAGAAAAATTCACGATCATTGCTTTGGCAAACAGTACGCCAGCTACTATCAGCAAGGCAGAATCCAAGCCTTAGATGATATCGACAATGCTGGACTTGCAGACTGCCATCGCCGGATTCTAGCAAAATTGCAGATTCGAGCGAATCTCGTTGTGCCTTTGCTGAATGCTGGAGAAGATTTGTGGGGCTTGTTATGTATTCATCAATGTTCTGCTCCCCGACATTGGCAAGAGCTTGAGATTGACTTTATTAAACAAATTGCTATCCAGTTAACGATCGCCATTCAGCAATCAGATCTTTTTCAAAAGTCACAGAAGGAATTAGCAGAACGGGAACAGGCAGAAGCCAGACTGAGAGAGAGCAACCAACAACTTGCATTCTCTAACGAGGAACTGGCTTGTGCTACTCGCCTCCTAGAAAAGCTAGTTAACATTGATGGGCTGACTCAAATTGCCAATCGCCGCTGCTTTAATGATCGCTTATTGCAAGAATGGCTGCGGCTATGCCGGGAACAGCAACCTCTGTCTCTGCTGTTGTTTGATGTCGATTATTTTAAACGTTATAACGATTTCTACGGTCATCAACTGGGGGATGATTGCCTGACCAAACTTGCTCAAGCCGCGCAACAGGTGGTGTGGCGTCCGGCGGATTTAGTGGCTCGTTACGGTGGGGAAGAATTTGTGATCATTTTGCCCAATACCGATGCTGAAGGGGCAGGAGCGGTTGCGGAAAGAGTTCACGCTGCTATGCAAGCATTAAACATTCCTCACCAAGCCTCTGAAGTGAGCAATACGGTCACCATTAGTCTTGGCATCGCCACTTTGATTCCTAGTTCCGAAATATCACCAGCCATCCTGATTGCTCAAGCAGATCAGGCACTCTACTGTGCCAAGCAACAGGGGCGTAATCAGTCTGTGATCTTCTCCTTCTAG
- a CDS encoding alpha/beta fold hydrolase → MTQNILLRNNVTVFGQGTQTMLFAHGFGCDQNMWRFVTPSFENDYKIVLFDYVGSGKSDISAYSAQRYGDLNGYVQDILDICATLALTDVIFVGHSVSSVIGILSCIQAPHLFQRLILICPSPCYINDLPDYLGGFERKDIEDLLDIMEKNYIGWASFLAPMVMKNEDRPELAHELESSFCSTDPVIASRFAEATFYSDNRSDLPKVTVPSLILQCAEDAIAPTEVGHYLHRHLRESTLKLMKATGHCPHMSHPEETIHLIKEYIAAHIT, encoded by the coding sequence ATGACTCAAAACATTCTGCTACGGAACAATGTAACCGTGTTTGGACAAGGCACACAGACCATGCTGTTCGCTCATGGGTTCGGGTGTGATCAGAATATGTGGCGTTTTGTCACCCCGTCCTTCGAGAATGACTACAAGATCGTCCTATTTGACTATGTAGGGTCTGGAAAATCTGATATTAGCGCCTACAGTGCCCAAAGGTACGGCGACCTCAATGGCTATGTCCAGGATATCCTCGATATCTGTGCAACTTTAGCGTTGACGGATGTGATTTTCGTCGGGCATTCTGTCAGCAGTGTTATTGGCATCCTGTCCTGTATCCAAGCTCCTCATCTCTTTCAGAGACTGATTCTCATCTGTCCTTCACCCTGCTACATCAATGATCTACCCGATTACTTGGGAGGGTTTGAGCGAAAGGACATTGAGGATCTGCTGGATATTATGGAGAAAAATTACATTGGTTGGGCGAGCTTTCTGGCTCCTATGGTGATGAAAAACGAGGATCGGCCTGAACTAGCTCATGAGCTTGAGAGCAGCTTTTGCTCAACCGATCCTGTGATCGCCAGCCGCTTCGCCGAGGCCACTTTTTACTCTGACAACCGGAGTGATTTACCCAAGGTGACAGTACCTTCACTCATTTTGCAATGTGCGGAGGATGCGATCGCACCCACGGAGGTGGGACATTACCTGCATCGTCACCTGAGAGAGAGTACGTTGAAACTGATGAAGGCTACTGGACATTGTCCACACATGAGCCATCCAGAAGAGACTATCCATCTGATTAAGGAGTATATTGCCGCTCATATTACTTGA
- a CDS encoding DUF1830 domain-containing protein: MAQILDPLPPEQSGKVLCCYVNATSKIQVARISNIPNWYFERVVFPGQRLVFEAPKEAHMEIHTGMMASAILSDNIPCDRLALNEPSTDEFDTDSSAGIDPINTKAMMSSINTKTGEITKPLQVAGLASVD, from the coding sequence ATGGCTCAAATATTAGATCCTCTACCACCGGAGCAATCGGGGAAAGTTCTCTGCTGCTACGTCAATGCCACGAGCAAAATACAGGTGGCTCGCATTTCCAATATTCCTAACTGGTACTTTGAAAGGGTTGTTTTTCCTGGGCAACGCTTAGTCTTTGAAGCCCCGAAAGAAGCTCATATGGAGATTCATACGGGTATGATGGCAAGTGCAATTTTATCGGATAATATTCCGTGCGATCGCCTGGCGCTCAACGAACCTAGTACTGATGAGTTTGATACAGACTCATCAGCAGGAATAGACCCTATAAATACCAAGGCTATGATGTCCTCAATTAATACAAAAACCGGAGAAATCACAAAACCCTTACAAGTTGCTGGATTAGCATCTGTTGATTAA
- a CDS encoding photosystem II high light acclimation radical SAM protein — translation MEVKLPMMENRILYVRLPCNPIFPIGVVYLSDHVHKLFPNIEQRIFDLGTVPPLDYAAALDSCIDEFKPTLLVFSWRDIQIYAPVGGRGGNPLQNSFEVFYAKNPLIRLRGALGGLKLLLSYYGELWQNIGLIKRGLKRAQKYNADTRLVVGGGAVSVFYEQLGKSLPKGTIISVGEGETLLTKILNGSEFRDERCYVVGETQPRERLIHEQPTPLEKTACNYDYIETIWPEFNYYLQEQDFYIGVQTKRGCPHNCCYCVYTVVEGKQVRINPADEVVAEMRQLYDRGVRNFWFTDAQFIPARKFIDDAVELLQKIIDSGMTDIHWAAYIRADNLTPELCDLMAKTGMNYFEIGITSGSQELVRKMRMGYNLRTVLQNCRDLKAAGFNDLVSVNYSFNVIDERPETIRQTIAYHRELEKIFGADKVEPAIFFIGLQPHTHLEEFAFKEGILKPGYNPMSHMPWNARKLLWNPEPLGSFFGEVCLQAWRRNPNDFGREVMKILEERLGCASLETALTAPIEPKAKQLAGIS, via the coding sequence ATGGAAGTTAAACTCCCGATGATGGAAAATCGAATTCTCTACGTTCGCCTTCCCTGTAACCCCATCTTTCCCATTGGGGTTGTCTATCTTTCTGATCACGTCCACAAGCTATTTCCCAACATCGAACAGCGGATTTTTGATTTGGGCACAGTGCCACCTTTAGATTATGCTGCTGCCCTAGATAGCTGTATTGATGAATTTAAACCAACACTGCTAGTCTTTTCTTGGCGGGACATTCAAATATATGCCCCAGTCGGTGGACGCGGTGGTAACCCCCTGCAAAATTCCTTTGAGGTCTTTTACGCCAAAAATCCCTTGATTAGACTAAGGGGGGCCTTGGGTGGCTTGAAGTTACTCCTAAGTTACTATGGAGAACTTTGGCAAAATATAGGATTAATCAAACGCGGACTTAAACGCGCCCAGAAATACAATGCTGACACTCGCTTAGTTGTGGGTGGTGGTGCTGTCAGCGTGTTTTACGAACAGTTGGGTAAAAGCTTGCCCAAAGGGACAATTATCTCTGTGGGTGAAGGAGAAACCCTACTCACAAAAATCTTAAATGGTAGTGAGTTTCGGGATGAACGCTGCTATGTAGTCGGTGAAACTCAACCGCGAGAACGTCTCATCCACGAACAACCCACGCCACTGGAAAAAACCGCCTGTAACTACGACTATATCGAAACCATCTGGCCGGAATTTAATTATTACCTGCAAGAACAAGATTTTTACATCGGTGTGCAAACCAAGCGCGGTTGTCCCCACAACTGCTGTTATTGCGTCTACACCGTTGTCGAAGGTAAACAGGTACGCATTAACCCAGCTGATGAAGTCGTTGCCGAGATGCGCCAATTATACGATCGCGGCGTTCGCAATTTCTGGTTTACCGATGCCCAATTCATCCCCGCCCGGAAATTCATCGATGATGCTGTAGAACTCTTACAAAAAATCATTGATTCTGGAATGACAGACATCCACTGGGCAGCATACATCAGAGCCGACAACCTGACACCAGAATTGTGTGACTTGATGGCGAAAACCGGGATGAACTACTTTGAAATCGGTATTACCAGCGGTTCTCAAGAACTTGTGCGGAAAATGCGGATGGGATACAACCTGCGAACTGTCTTGCAAAACTGTCGCGATTTAAAAGCAGCTGGTTTCAACGACTTAGTTTCCGTCAACTACTCCTTTAACGTCATTGACGAACGCCCCGAAACCATTCGCCAAACCATCGCTTACCACCGCGAACTCGAAAAGATTTTTGGCGCTGACAAAGTCGAACCTGCCATCTTTTTTATTGGACTCCAACCTCATACCCACTTAGAAGAATTTGCCTTTAAAGAGGGTATCCTGAAACCAGGATACAATCCCATGAGCCACATGCCGTGGAATGCCAGAAAACTCCTGTGGAACCCCGAACCCCTTGGTTCCTTCTTCGGGGAAGTTTGTTTACAAGCTTGGCGACGCAACCCCAACGACTTCGGACGCGAAGTTATGAAAATCTTAGAAGAAAGATTGGGTTGTGCCTCCCTTGAAACAGCACTTACTGCACCAATAGAGCCGAAAGCGAAACAGTTAGCAGGCATATCATAG
- a CDS encoding DICT sensory domain-containing protein, producing MLEGSIIQQLETAHRHSSRPIHFGVYYKNTLVSLCHALEDHILTDDGQPLVITAFQQGKWYLQEANRYADIAQRSREIAIMAAPDGGFGEHPTSQLPNVNLVDLDPADPVAQEWHLIILSPSYTAMVLCQELSADDYGAAGLPTSDLERKFYGLWTFEPELVQETAKLAIAHIQPYNPELANKLTAHKQAIKTAIAPPANLSAVVSRVVDYLQTGQENLAIPAAQRQLALDRNLVSNEIQAFLRMAQLMDLADINNPMAAAEVVAISETIGQLLDLPAWQTKRLRLAGLLHRIDPLQQAESVLTPGTSTRYEEDVLSCPLTCPLVPGAQVLRTMPRLRAVAQIITHQTEWWDGTGEPAGLAGDEIPLESRILALVADFQRRVNQQQSTDKNRQEIITQALDECRQQQSTRFDPKLVDTLTLLVMGLQQGLELPVMTPKVSSGIWLLNSRWDSHSKTSEEIGTYPQ from the coding sequence ATGCTAGAAGGTTCAATTATCCAACAGCTGGAAACAGCCCACCGCCATAGCTCCCGGCCGATTCACTTTGGGGTGTACTACAAAAATACCCTAGTATCCCTCTGCCATGCCCTGGAAGACCACATCTTAACCGACGATGGTCAGCCCTTAGTAATCACCGCCTTTCAACAGGGCAAATGGTATCTGCAAGAAGCAAATCGATACGCAGATATCGCCCAGCGCAGCCGGGAAATTGCGATCATGGCTGCCCCTGACGGCGGATTTGGCGAACACCCCACCAGCCAGCTACCCAACGTCAACTTAGTGGACTTAGATCCAGCTGATCCAGTGGCTCAAGAGTGGCATTTGATTATCCTGTCGCCCAGTTACACAGCGATGGTACTTTGTCAAGAATTATCAGCAGATGATTATGGGGCGGCTGGACTACCGACATCGGATTTAGAGCGCAAGTTTTATGGCTTGTGGACATTTGAGCCAGAGTTAGTCCAAGAGACAGCAAAATTAGCGATCGCGCACATCCAACCATACAATCCAGAACTGGCAAACAAACTCACCGCCCATAAACAAGCAATTAAAACTGCGATTGCCCCACCAGCAAACCTCAGTGCCGTTGTCTCCCGCGTCGTAGATTACCTCCAGACTGGGCAAGAAAATCTAGCTATCCCCGCAGCGCAGCGCCAACTAGCCCTAGATCGCAACCTGGTTTCTAACGAAATCCAGGCATTTTTGCGGATGGCACAACTGATGGATCTAGCAGATATTAACAACCCCATGGCCGCCGCGGAAGTAGTCGCAATTTCCGAAACAATTGGGCAACTGTTAGATTTACCAGCATGGCAAACTAAACGATTGCGCCTTGCCGGTTTGCTACACCGCATAGATCCCCTACAGCAGGCAGAAAGTGTTCTCACTCCTGGTACATCCACACGCTATGAAGAAGATGTACTTAGTTGTCCCTTAACTTGTCCTCTAGTACCAGGGGCCCAAGTATTGCGGACAATGCCACGACTACGAGCAGTTGCCCAAATTATCACCCACCAAACCGAGTGGTGGGATGGCACAGGAGAACCAGCCGGTTTAGCTGGAGATGAAATCCCCCTAGAGTCGAGAATTTTGGCATTAGTGGCAGACTTTCAGCGGCGAGTCAATCAGCAACAATCCACTGATAAAAATCGGCAAGAAATAATTACTCAAGCTTTGGATGAGTGCAGACAACAACAATCGACCCGCTTTGACCCTAAACTTGTAGATACCCTAACTTTATTAGTGATGGGTTTGCAACAGGGACTCGAATTACCTGTGATGACACCAAAAGTCAGCAGCGGTATCTGGTTACTTAATTCCCGTTGGGATAGCCACAGCAAGACAAGTGAAGAGATTGGTACATACCCCCAATGA
- a CDS encoding pentapeptide repeat-containing protein, protein MNIEAIRSGTLKQIPGADLEDEELSQLDLSRVNLAGASLVGTNFSGSKLEGGHLEGANLMGANLQETDLRANLMGANLMQADLTSADLRGSNLRGANLMGATLSDVTLAGAFLSGANLMSVNLQDVDFRDADLRGANLTGANLKGADLGRADLRGALLSEANLEEADLRKANLAGANLTGANLLCAELEGANLQGANLDRACVVGTILEV, encoded by the coding sequence ATGAATATTGAAGCCATTAGATCAGGAACACTCAAACAAATTCCAGGGGCAGACTTAGAAGACGAGGAACTATCCCAACTAGATTTAAGCCGCGTCAATCTAGCCGGCGCCAGCCTTGTGGGTACTAATTTCTCTGGTTCTAAACTCGAAGGCGGGCATCTAGAGGGCGCAAACTTAATGGGGGCGAACCTCCAAGAAACCGACTTGCGGGCCAACCTGATGGGAGCAAACTTGATGCAAGCAGATTTAACAAGTGCTGACTTGCGGGGTAGCAATTTGCGCGGTGCTAACTTGATGGGTGCGACACTCAGCGATGTCACTTTGGCGGGTGCTTTCTTGAGTGGTGCCAATTTGATGAGTGTGAACTTGCAAGATGTTGACTTTCGCGATGCGGACTTACGAGGGGCAAATTTGACAGGGGCAAATCTCAAAGGTGCAGACTTGGGTCGCGCCGATTTGCGAGGCGCCTTATTAAGTGAAGCTAATCTCGAAGAAGCCGACTTGCGGAAGGCAAACTTAGCAGGGGCGAATTTGACAGGAGCGAATTTGCTCTGCGCTGAATTAGAAGGGGCAAATTTGCAAGGTGCTAATTTAGATAGAGCTTGTGTGGTGGGGACAATATTGGAAGTTTAA
- a CDS encoding DUF4351 domain-containing protein produces the protein MAENIDHDRLFKELLSTFFIEFIELFFPEVINYLEPNSVTLIDKETFTDVTAGEKYETDLIAQVRFRGEPSYFLIHLEAESGSRPKFNKRMFRYFARLHEKFDLPIYPIVIFSYSSPKKLAISNYQIDFPDFEVLRFNYRVVQLNQLNWRDFLRFPNPVASALMSKMDIAPLERPKVKAECLRLLVTLKLNPAKMQLISGFIDTYLKLNLVEEQEFQTELGLFRQEEQEEVMQIVTSWMRQGIEQGIEREKDLVVRQIKRKLGGIDAELEAQIRELDVERLEVLGEAFLDFSTVETLRDWLDTVNN, from the coding sequence GTGGCTGAAAATATTGATCATGATCGCTTGTTCAAAGAATTACTCTCAACGTTTTTTATTGAGTTTATAGAACTCTTTTTTCCAGAGGTAATCAATTATCTTGAACCTAATTCTGTCACCTTAATAGATAAAGAGACGTTTACTGATGTCACCGCAGGAGAAAAGTATGAAACAGATTTGATTGCTCAAGTGAGATTTCGAGGAGAGCCTTCTTATTTTCTGATTCATCTTGAAGCAGAATCCGGTTCACGTCCGAAATTTAATAAAAGAATGTTCCGCTATTTCGCCCGTTTGCATGAAAAATTTGACCTACCCATTTATCCGATTGTTATCTTCTCATATTCCTCACCTAAAAAATTAGCAATTAGTAATTATCAAATTGATTTTCCTGATTTTGAAGTTTTAAGATTTAATTATCGAGTTGTTCAACTCAATCAATTAAATTGGCGAGATTTTTTGAGATTTCCTAATCCAGTCGCTTCGGCTTTAATGTCTAAAATGGATATAGCTCCCTTAGAAAGGCCAAAAGTTAAAGCTGAATGTTTAAGGTTGTTAGTGACGTTAAAATTAAATCCTGCTAAAATGCAATTAATCTCAGGTTTTATTGACACTTATCTGAAGCTTAATCTAGTAGAAGAGCAGGAATTTCAAACAGAATTAGGTTTATTCAGGCAAGAAGAACAGGAGGAAGTTATGCAAATTGTCACCAGTTGGATGAGACAAGGCATTGAGCAAGGCATTGAGCGAGAAAAAGATTTAGTTGTGCGTCAAATCAAGCGCAAATTAGGCGGAATTGATGCTGAATTAGAAGCTCAGATTAGAGAGTTAGATGTTGAACGTCTCGAAGTTTTAGGGGAAGCATTTTTAGATTTTTCAACAGTGGAGACTTTGCGAGATTGGTTAGATACTGTGAATAATTAA
- a CDS encoding CPBP family intramembrane glutamic endopeptidase, protein MKINLPQLAQRPAPFRLGCFISCLLLLWLPLAAPIYLLVNDANLVSILTMVLLYAEFIFLLRIWGKKVYQQPQILQHYGLEFTRQNGVDLLRGLAMGTITVLILFGVEGYLGWLVWQQPKVFLFKIILEGLLVSLGVGFAEELFFRGWLLDELQRDYSPGVAQWIDAILFAVAHFIKPLAAIIHTLPQFPTLVLLGLTQVWGKRWRRGRLGLPIGLHGGLVWGYYIVNVGELITYSQQVPDWVTGVNKNPLQGLIGVLFMSGLALWMRGRTVKN, encoded by the coding sequence ATGAAAATAAACCTACCCCAACTCGCCCAACGCCCTGCCCCCTTCCGGCTGGGTTGTTTTATCTCCTGTTTATTGCTGCTATGGTTGCCCTTGGCTGCACCAATTTACTTACTAGTGAATGATGCCAATTTGGTAAGTATCTTGACAATGGTATTGCTCTATGCAGAGTTTATATTTCTCTTGAGGATATGGGGTAAGAAAGTCTACCAGCAACCCCAGATATTGCAGCATTATGGCTTAGAATTTACACGGCAAAATGGTGTAGATTTGCTACGCGGCTTGGCTATGGGGACAATTACCGTTTTAATATTATTTGGTGTAGAAGGTTATTTGGGTTGGCTAGTGTGGCAACAACCTAAAGTTTTCTTATTCAAAATAATTTTAGAAGGTTTATTAGTCAGTTTAGGCGTGGGGTTTGCTGAAGAATTGTTTTTCCGGGGCTGGTTGCTGGATGAGTTACAGCGAGACTATAGTCCAGGTGTGGCACAGTGGATAGATGCGATTTTATTTGCTGTAGCGCACTTTATTAAACCGTTAGCAGCAATTATTCACACATTACCACAATTCCCGACTTTAGTGTTGCTGGGGTTAACGCAGGTATGGGGTAAACGCTGGCGGCGGGGACGTTTAGGTTTACCAATTGGTTTACATGGTGGTTTAGTTTGGGGTTACTACATAGTTAATGTTGGGGAATTAATCACATATTCTCAACAGGTTCCTGATTGGGTAACTGGTGTGAATAAAAATCCGTTGCAAGGTTTGATAGGGGTGCTGTTTATGAGTGGATTAGCTTTATGGATGCGTGGGCGAACTGTAAAAAATTAA
- the clpS gene encoding ATP-dependent Clp protease adapter ClpS, producing MSVETIEKRSTSRKLAPRYRVLLHNDDYNPMEYVVQVLITTVPNLTQPQAVSIMMEAHTNGLALVITCEMEHAEFYCETLKSHGLISTIEPEE from the coding sequence GTGTCAGTCGAAACCATTGAGAAGCGTTCCACATCCCGCAAGCTCGCGCCTCGGTATCGCGTTTTGCTCCATAACGACGACTACAACCCGATGGAGTATGTAGTTCAAGTACTAATAACCACTGTGCCGAACCTCACCCAGCCCCAGGCTGTTAGTATCATGATGGAAGCCCATACTAACGGGCTAGCCTTAGTCATTACCTGCGAGATGGAACATGCTGAGTTTTATTGCGAAACCTTGAAAAGTCATGGTTTAATCAGCACGATTGAACCTGAGGAATAG
- a CDS encoding LL-diaminopimelate aminotransferase yields MQFAKRLDRIPPYLFAEINRKQNELVTKGVDIINMGVGDPDKPTPADIVQVMHEAIDDASNHNYPPYQGTQEFREAVAKWMEQRFGVTGLNPNTEIVSSVGSKEAIHNTFLAFVEAGDYTLIPDPGYPVYQTSTIFAGGEFFTMPLKAENNFLPDLSAIPEEVARKAKLLWINYPNNPTGAIATTEFFTELVAFGKEYNILLCHDNAYSEIAYDAYKPPSILQVPGAKDIAIEFHSLSKSYNMAGWRIGFVVGNAIGIKGLTQVKSNIDSGVFKAIQACAIAAYSSTSEAKHQAAMSVYQNRRDIIIQGLQSLGWPIQPPKASLYIWVPVPPGYSSAEFVTLLLDKCGIIVAPGNGYGAGGEGFFRIALTITEERLRAGIQRLKDAGIRYTG; encoded by the coding sequence ATGCAGTTTGCTAAACGCTTAGACAGAATTCCTCCCTATCTGTTTGCTGAAATTAACCGTAAACAGAATGAACTCGTGACAAAGGGAGTTGACATCATTAATATGGGAGTGGGCGATCCAGATAAACCAACGCCTGCTGATATCGTCCAAGTAATGCATGAAGCGATTGACGACGCTTCTAACCACAACTATCCACCCTACCAAGGTACGCAAGAATTCCGGGAGGCAGTGGCTAAGTGGATGGAACAGCGGTTTGGGGTGACGGGTTTGAACCCAAATACAGAGATTGTTTCCTCTGTTGGTTCCAAAGAAGCAATTCATAATACCTTTTTAGCCTTTGTGGAAGCAGGAGATTATACGCTGATACCAGATCCTGGTTATCCTGTGTATCAAACTTCGACTATTTTCGCTGGTGGTGAGTTTTTTACTATGCCTCTCAAGGCAGAAAATAACTTTTTGCCTGACTTGAGTGCAATTCCTGAAGAAGTGGCCAGGAAAGCAAAACTGTTGTGGATTAACTATCCTAATAATCCTACTGGAGCGATCGCCACTACAGAGTTTTTTACAGAATTGGTAGCTTTCGGCAAAGAGTATAATATTTTACTATGCCATGACAATGCTTACTCGGAAATAGCTTATGATGCTTACAAGCCACCGAGTATACTGCAAGTTCCAGGAGCAAAAGATATTGCGATTGAGTTTCACAGTTTGTCTAAGTCTTATAATATGGCAGGCTGGCGGATTGGTTTTGTGGTTGGTAATGCGATCGGCATTAAAGGCTTAACCCAGGTAAAAAGTAATATTGACTCTGGGGTGTTTAAGGCAATTCAAGCTTGTGCGATCGCCGCTTACTCTAGCACCAGCGAAGCCAAACACCAAGCGGCAATGTCAGTTTACCAAAATCGCCGCGACATCATCATCCAAGGACTACAATCTTTAGGTTGGCCAATTCAGCCTCCGAAAGCCAGCCTTTATATCTGGGTACCTGTACCTCCAGGATATTCTTCAGCAGAATTTGTCACCCTACTCCTTGACAAATGTGGCATTATCGTCGCGCCAGGCAATGGTTACGGTGCAGGGGGAGAAGGCTTTTTCCGAATTGCTCTAACTATCACTGAAGAGCGGTTGCGAGCCGGAATTCAACGCCTGAAAGATGCCGGCATTCGCTATACTGGGTAA